The Cryptococcus neoformans var. grubii H99 chromosome 8, complete sequence DNA window GATGCCTATCATGCATTGACGAAATCAAtggtatcatcatcattttgGCGTGCGATATCGAAGCTTGCCGTATACTCTTCATTATGCTCTCAATAAGAAAAGTTTAGCATGTGCGGAGGAAATGAAAGAATAATTATGTTGCTCAACTGGTGCAACTGCTGGTGACGACATATCcatgttacgtaataatCAGTTTTATGCACTCCGTCCGATGCgttcatccatctcctcctttcgATATCGATTCTGAATACATTTCTGTCTTCTTCGCGtctttttccatttttGCCAACATGTCCAGATCAGTATTCAGCACTCTAAGACCTGTCCTCGGGCAGAAGGCCACCGTCGCCccctttgccctttcccttcgacacgcttcttcctcctcttcccctctttcaGCTCCCAACGAACCCACCTCATTCCACACCCAGCCATCCCACTCCACTCCTACCGGCCCCCTTCCTCTGTCCTGGCCCAGCTACCTTTCTCTCCGTCGTCAGCGCCGACTTTGGTCTACCCTCACCTCTGTGCCCACGACGTTTTTGGGATTGTTCCTTGGTGGAGGTTACTTTGCTAGCCTTGAAGCTGACCCCAGTCAGTTGATCTTTGGTGTTGAGCCTATGTAAGTCAGGGTGAACAAGTTTGAAATGTGTGCAAAATGCTGATTAGGTGATGATAATCAGGTTTGTTTACGGAGGTGCAACGTAAGTTGTCGAGATGGGTACCCCTAAGATGTCCGGGCATGCTTGTACTAACCGTATTCTTGTGATCGCTGTCAACCAGTTTGGGCTGCATGGGTGAGTTCTTTTTTTACATATTACAACGTCCTGCCAGTCATTGACATATATATTGCAGCTCTTGGTTACCTCATTGGTCCCAGCGTAGGCGccactctc harbors:
- a CDS encoding presequence translocated-associated motor subunit PAM17, mitochondrial, whose amino-acid sequence is MSRSVFSTLRPVLGQKATVAPFALSLRHASSSSSPLSAPNEPTSFHTQPSHSTPTGPLPLSWPSYLSLRRQRRLWSTLTSVPTTFLGLFLGGGYFASLEADPSQLIFGVEPMFVYGGATLGCMALGYLIGPSVGATLFSLTHPSIARGNPAPLEVMDREFYHRIKKNRADPRFQSVQNIVPDFYGEKIVSLSTYRRWLRDQAVYKRKAMHGVPGEDM